In the genome of Metabacillus litoralis, the window ATCTTTTTACTAATTCTATTGGTCATATTATAACATAAGCCTTTAAAAGAATTGAGAAGGAATGTTTTTAGTTGGAACATTTTAGAAAAAAAGGTATGATATTTCTATATAAAATGGAAAGGGAGGATTCAGATGGCTAATAAAGTTGAACCAGTGTTAATTGAGCCCTTATTTAATGCTTTGCAACAAGAGCGGTATGTAACTTTGGCAACAATTGATTATGAAACGGGTTCTCCAAACATAAGTGCCATTTCTTGGGTTTTTGCTCCGGAAACTAACCGGATTTTTTTAGCAATAGATCAACGTTCACGAATCATTGATAATATAAAGAAACATCCTGCAGTTGTTTTAAATTTAATAGCTAACGAATCTACATACTCCATTAACGGAAATGCACATCTTAAAGGAGAAAGGTTGGAAGAAGTTCCGTTGAAACTTGCTTTAATTGAAATATCGATAATTGAAGTTCGTGATGTTATGTT includes:
- a CDS encoding pyridoxamine 5'-phosphate oxidase family protein, translating into MANKVEPVLIEPLFNALQQERYVTLATIDYETGSPNISAISWVFAPETNRIFLAIDQRSRIIDNIKKHPAVVLNLIANESTYSINGNAHLKGERLEEVPLKLALIEISIIEVRDVMFYGSKISAEPQYEKTYDEKAASKLDKQVLDALKNHA